In a genomic window of Columba livia isolate bColLiv1 breed racing homer chromosome 4, bColLiv1.pat.W.v2, whole genome shotgun sequence:
- the GAR1 gene encoding H/ACA ribonucleoprotein complex subunit 1 produces the protein MSFRGRGGGGGRGGGFSRGGGGGDRGGFNRGGRGGGFGRGGGRGGFNRGGYDQGPPERVVLLGEFMHPCEDDIVCKCKTEENKVPYFNAPVYLDNKEQIGKVDEIFGQLRDFYFSVKLSENMKASSFKKLQKFYIDPAKLLPLQRFLPRPPGEKGAPRGGGRGGRGGGRGGGRGGGRGGFGGGRGGGRGGGFRGGRGGGGGGGGFRGGRGGGGGFRGKGY, from the exons ATGTCTTTCCGTGGacgaggaggtggaggaggaagaggaggcggCTTCAGTCGTGGAGGAGGTGGCGGTGACAGAGGTGGCTTTAATCGAGGTGGACGAGGAGGTGGCTTTGGACGGGGAGGTGGACGAGGAGGTTTCAACAGAGGCGGATATGACCAGGGGCCTCCAGAAAGAGTAGTTT tATTGGGAGAGTTCATGCATCCATGTGAAGATGACATTGTTTGTAAatgtaaaacagaagaaaacaaggtgCCTTATTTCAATGCCCCAGTGTATTTGGATAATAAGGAACAAATTGGCAAGGTGGATGAAATCTTCGGACAGCTGAGAGACTTT tatttttcagtgaaacttTCTGAGAACATGAAAGCCTCTTCGTTTAAAAAACTGCAAAAG TTTTATATTGatccagcaaagctgctgcccCTTCAGAGATTTTTGCCAAGGCCTCCTGGAGAAAAAGGTGCTCCCAGAGGAGGTGGTAGAGGAGGACGTGGTGGTGGAcgtggaggaggaagaggcggCGGTAGAG GAGGatttggaggaggaagaggtggaggaagaggaggaggattcAGAGGTGGaagaggtggtggaggaggaggaggagggttcagaggaggaagaggcggTGGAGGAGGCTTTCGGG GGAAAGGATATTAA